A genomic region of Capnocytophaga canimorsus contains the following coding sequences:
- a CDS encoding glycoside hydrolase family 3 C-terminal domain-containing protein, translating to MKKITIKTIFLFCAIGFLSAQEKSPIYLDNSQPIEKRVEDALSRMTLEEKVAMCHAQSKFSSPGVPRLGIPENWMTDGPHGIRPEVLWDEWNQAGWTNDACTAFPALTCLAASWNPEMSLLYGKAIGEEARYRNKNVLLGPGVNIYRTPLNGRNFEYMGEDPYLASKMVVPYIQGVQSNGVAACVKHFALNNQEINRHTVNVKLSDRALYEIYLPAFKAAVQEGKTWSIMGAYNKYKDQWASQNKYLLVDILRNEWGFDGVVVSDWGAVNNTDHAAHHGLDMEFGTWTDGLTENKVNAYDHYYLAQPFLQKLKSGEIKEEVVNEKVRNILRLVFRTNMAPNRPFGSFASPEHFAVARKIGQEGIVLLKNEGNVLPLNLKKAKRIAVIGENAIKVMTVGGGSSSLKAVHEILPFDGLKKRIGNEAEVVFARGYASDDYKDQDGLSAGQNIADKRPASEMIAEAVNVAKSADYVIFIGGLNKHDGQDCEGNDRKSYGLPYGQDAVISALSKVNKNLIVVMISGNAVAMPWVNEVPAIVQNWYLGSEAGNALADILVGDVNPSGKLPFTFPVKLQDNGAHAMGEYPGGENETYHEGILVGYRWADTKKIKPLFAFGHGLSYTIFEYGKVSADKKTMSANDKITFSVSVKNTGNRDGAEVVQLYIRDVKSSVMRPYKELKGFEKVYLKAGESKIVKFTIDKEALSFFDEKKHDWVAEKGEFEAIIGSSSTDIRTRISFSLK from the coding sequence ATGAAAAAGATAACTATAAAAACGATTTTTCTTTTTTGTGCGATAGGATTTCTTTCTGCTCAAGAAAAATCACCTATTTATTTAGATAATTCACAACCTATAGAAAAACGAGTGGAAGATGCTCTTTCACGAATGACGTTGGAAGAAAAAGTGGCGATGTGTCACGCACAATCCAAATTCAGTTCCCCAGGGGTACCACGATTGGGAATCCCTGAGAATTGGATGACCGACGGGCCACACGGCATTCGCCCTGAAGTGCTTTGGGACGAATGGAATCAAGCGGGTTGGACAAACGATGCCTGTACAGCTTTCCCTGCCTTAACCTGCCTTGCTGCTTCGTGGAATCCTGAAATGAGTTTGCTCTACGGAAAAGCAATCGGGGAAGAAGCCCGTTACCGAAATAAAAATGTGCTTTTAGGTCCTGGTGTAAACATCTATCGTACTCCACTAAACGGACGTAATTTTGAATATATGGGCGAAGACCCTTACCTCGCTTCAAAAATGGTAGTTCCTTATATTCAAGGAGTTCAGTCCAACGGCGTGGCTGCCTGTGTAAAACACTTCGCTCTTAATAATCAGGAAATCAATCGCCATACGGTGAACGTCAAGCTAAGCGACCGTGCTTTGTACGAAATTTATCTTCCTGCCTTCAAAGCTGCTGTTCAGGAAGGAAAAACGTGGTCAATTATGGGAGCTTACAACAAATACAAAGACCAATGGGCAAGTCAGAATAAATATCTTCTTGTTGATATTCTTCGAAATGAATGGGGATTTGACGGAGTGGTAGTATCCGATTGGGGAGCTGTAAACAACACCGACCACGCTGCACATCACGGCTTAGATATGGAATTTGGTACTTGGACAGACGGGCTTACCGAAAACAAAGTTAACGCCTACGACCATTACTATCTGGCGCAACCTTTTCTACAGAAATTAAAATCAGGAGAAATCAAAGAAGAGGTTGTTAATGAAAAAGTTAGAAATATTTTGCGTTTGGTGTTCCGCACCAATATGGCTCCAAATCGTCCGTTTGGTTCGTTTGCCTCTCCTGAGCATTTTGCTGTAGCTCGAAAAATTGGTCAGGAAGGTATCGTACTATTAAAGAACGAAGGAAATGTATTGCCTTTAAATTTGAAAAAAGCAAAACGAATAGCCGTAATTGGTGAAAATGCCATTAAAGTGATGACCGTTGGTGGTGGAAGTTCTTCTCTAAAAGCCGTTCACGAAATTTTACCTTTTGATGGACTTAAAAAGCGTATCGGAAATGAAGCCGAAGTCGTTTTTGCAAGAGGCTATGCCAGTGACGATTACAAAGACCAAGACGGACTTAGTGCAGGACAAAACATTGCAGACAAACGCCCTGCCTCTGAAATGATTGCCGAAGCTGTAAATGTAGCTAAAAGTGCAGATTATGTAATTTTCATCGGTGGATTAAACAAACACGATGGGCAAGATTGCGAAGGAAATGACCGAAAATCTTACGGATTGCCTTACGGGCAAGATGCTGTGATTAGTGCTTTATCAAAAGTCAACAAAAACCTGATTGTAGTGATGATTTCAGGAAATGCCGTGGCAATGCCTTGGGTAAACGAAGTTCCAGCAATTGTGCAAAATTGGTACTTAGGTTCAGAAGCAGGAAATGCCTTAGCAGATATTTTGGTGGGTGATGTTAATCCTTCTGGCAAACTTCCTTTTACATTTCCTGTGAAATTGCAAGACAATGGAGCTCACGCTATGGGCGAATATCCAGGAGGCGAGAATGAAACATATCACGAAGGGATTTTAGTAGGTTACCGCTGGGCAGATACCAAAAAAATCAAGCCACTATTTGCTTTCGGACACGGACTTTCCTACACCATATTTGAGTACGGAAAAGTGTCAGCCGACAAAAAAACAATGTCAGCCAATGATAAAATAACTTTCTCTGTAAGTGTGAAAAACACAGGAAATAGAGACGGAGCCGAAGTAGTTCAATTATACATTCGCGATGTAAAATCATCTGTGATGCGTCCGTACAAAGAACTCAAAGGCTTTGAAAAAGTGTATTTGAAAGCAGGAGAAAGTAAAATAGTGAAATTTACTATCGACAAAGAAGCTCTTTCTTTCTTCGATGAGAAAAAACACGACTGGGTAGCCGAAAAAGGTGAATTTGAAGCCATTATAGGAAGTTCATCAACTGATATCAGAACAAGGATATCATTTTCATTGAAATAA
- a CDS encoding CapA family protein: MKRTFFWIMILVATWVRAQYPKNTLSLLFMGDIMGHQPQIDGGFNPQTQKYDYRPVFDKIKPHFLQNDYAIGNLEVTLAGKPYKGYPQFSSPDELAVACRNAGINVLVTANNHSCDGGKKGIVRTLEVLDFLTIAHTGTFRDTEEFEHKNLLKLSANGISIGILNYTYGTNGLPIPQPTVVNQIDFEKMKLDIEKALSEDIDKLIIFIHWGDEYKNLQSKTQEQVAEFLFKNGADVIIGSHPHVLQPMVYTPKTDTQKERLVVYSLGNFVSNQRTSPRDGGAMYKLVFERKDNEVLIKNHGYHLIWVNKTPVNNRSLFEILPCKEYEQANFKNLNDTAKKQMQIFINHSRNLFKKHNVNVKEL, translated from the coding sequence ATGAAGAGAACATTTTTTTGGATAATGATTTTGGTAGCGACTTGGGTTAGGGCGCAATATCCTAAAAATACTTTATCGCTTTTATTTATGGGGGATATTATGGGACATCAACCTCAAATTGACGGAGGTTTCAATCCGCAAACGCAAAAGTATGATTACCGCCCTGTGTTCGATAAAATTAAGCCTCATTTCTTACAGAACGATTACGCTATTGGAAACTTGGAAGTTACCCTTGCTGGTAAACCTTACAAAGGCTATCCGCAATTTTCTTCGCCCGATGAATTAGCCGTAGCTTGTCGTAATGCGGGAATTAACGTACTGGTTACAGCAAACAACCACTCTTGTGATGGAGGAAAAAAAGGAATTGTTCGTACCTTAGAAGTGTTAGATTTTTTAACCATTGCCCATACTGGAACGTTTCGAGATACAGAAGAATTTGAACATAAAAATCTGTTAAAACTCTCTGCTAACGGAATAAGCATAGGTATTTTAAACTATACTTATGGCACCAATGGGCTTCCTATCCCCCAGCCTACTGTGGTCAATCAAATCGATTTTGAAAAGATGAAATTAGACATTGAAAAAGCCTTAAGTGAAGACATTGACAAACTAATCATTTTTATACATTGGGGAGACGAATACAAAAATTTACAAAGTAAAACGCAAGAACAAGTTGCTGAATTTCTGTTCAAAAACGGAGCCGATGTGATTATAGGTAGTCATCCACACGTATTGCAACCTATGGTTTACACCCCAAAAACGGATACTCAAAAAGAACGTTTGGTGGTGTATTCGTTGGGAAATTTTGTATCCAATCAGCGTACTTCTCCTCGTGATGGAGGGGCTATGTACAAACTTGTTTTTGAACGTAAAGACAATGAAGTTTTGATAAAAAATCACGGCTATCACCTCATTTGGGTAAATAAAACACCTGTGAATAATCGTTCACTATTTGAAATTTTACCCTGCAAAGAATACGAACAAGCTAATTTTAAAAACTTAAACGATACTGCCAAAAAACAAATGCAAATATTCATCAACCACTCTCGAAATCTGTTTAAAAAACACAATGTAAATGTAAAAGAATTGTAG
- a CDS encoding bifunctional riboflavin kinase/FAD synthetase, protein MEKITDLQHFTSAKPTVVTIGMFDGVHLGHQKILKKLTTSATEKGWLSTVLTFFPHPRTVLQQDQNLKLIHTLEEKIQMLENCGIEQLIIHPFDTNFAQLDAEIFVKTILVDKLRAQKVIIGYDHRFGKGRTANIEDLKDFGEKYNFEVEEISAAEIDQVSISSTKIRKALEMGDVEKAKAYIGSPYLLTGTVVHGMKIGRTLGYPTANIQIEESYKLIPKEGVYIVYALINQQKTYGMMSIGNNPTIPNKGKSIEVYFFDFNKDLYNQKIQLYLLKRIRDEQRFESLPDLKAQIRSDEQFALNYIASKEIKH, encoded by the coding sequence GTGGAGAAGATTACCGATTTACAGCATTTTACCTCTGCAAAACCTACTGTGGTTACCATTGGAATGTTTGATGGCGTACATTTGGGGCATCAAAAAATTTTAAAAAAATTAACGACTTCAGCTACCGAAAAAGGATGGCTGAGTACGGTTTTGACGTTTTTTCCACACCCAAGAACTGTACTACAGCAAGACCAAAACTTAAAACTCATACATACCCTTGAAGAAAAGATACAAATGCTTGAAAATTGTGGTATTGAGCAACTTATCATACATCCTTTTGACACCAATTTTGCACAACTTGATGCCGAAATTTTTGTAAAAACAATACTTGTGGATAAACTTCGTGCCCAAAAAGTGATTATCGGTTATGATCATCGTTTCGGTAAGGGAAGAACTGCCAATATTGAGGACTTGAAAGATTTCGGGGAAAAATATAACTTTGAAGTAGAAGAAATTTCTGCTGCCGAAATTGATCAGGTTTCCATCAGCTCTACAAAAATACGTAAGGCACTGGAAATGGGCGATGTTGAGAAAGCAAAAGCCTACATCGGTAGTCCGTATTTACTCACTGGCACGGTAGTTCACGGTATGAAAATTGGCAGAACTCTTGGCTATCCAACGGCTAACATTCAAATAGAAGAAAGCTACAAACTCATTCCAAAAGAAGGTGTTTACATTGTGTATGCACTTATCAATCAACAGAAAACTTACGGAATGATGAGCATCGGCAACAATCCCACCATTCCCAATAAAGGAAAATCTATTGAAGTGTATTTTTTTGATTTTAATAAAGACCTTTACAATCAAAAAATTCAACTATATTTGCTCAAACGAATTCGTGATGAACAGCGATTTGAGTCTTTACCAGACTTAAAAGCGCAAATTCGCAGTGATGAGCAATTCGCTTTAAATTACATTGCTTCAAAGGAAATTAAACACTAA
- a CDS encoding DUF389 domain-containing protein, whose translation MDNTPENKQPEEDQINLFQWIKEYIRDFVDIRKETDQQATIESIKSDIAFRGHTAWILVCSIFVASIGLNANSTAVVIGAMLISPLMGPILGIALSLAMNDVDLLRRAIKNFSVMVMLSIFAAFLFFWLFPLRDASSELLARTTPDIRDVLIAFFGGLALIIARTKKGTVASVIFGVAIATALMPPLCTVGFGLAIGNLSFAMGALYLFIINAIFIALATFLILRVIRVPMVHYANSSKRKRISNIAYILSTLVMIPAGYTFWQVLKKSQFDNSARQFITENIVPYKFANNNGRFVNELSNFKYDDGNSFIELVFIGDEAIPENVIETWNSQKEKYKILKNSELRIIDNSKGGDQGIYVKELYETNKEDLKNSKSKIAILESEVKKMSKFNREALLFENVTKEAAVNYENLRRITFSNELISNLKSIDTLPVFRVTWKDGLDAKQSEAETKKLQKWLQLKFGNNKIVVKEQ comes from the coding sequence ATGGACAATACTCCTGAAAACAAACAACCTGAAGAAGATCAAATCAACCTCTTCCAATGGATAAAAGAATACATACGCGATTTTGTTGATATTCGAAAAGAAACTGACCAACAAGCTACTATCGAAAGCATTAAAAGTGATATTGCCTTTCGTGGACATACCGCTTGGATTTTGGTTTGTTCCATTTTTGTGGCTTCTATCGGTCTGAATGCGAACTCTACAGCTGTGGTTATCGGAGCGATGTTAATCTCGCCACTAATGGGACCTATCTTAGGAATTGCGCTATCATTGGCAATGAACGATGTGGATTTACTACGAAGAGCTATAAAAAACTTTTCGGTAATGGTAATGCTCAGTATTTTCGCTGCCTTTTTGTTCTTTTGGCTATTTCCGTTACGCGATGCCTCTTCTGAGCTTTTGGCACGAACCACCCCTGACATCCGCGATGTATTGATTGCTTTCTTCGGAGGTTTGGCACTGATTATCGCACGAACTAAAAAAGGAACTGTAGCTAGTGTTATTTTCGGGGTTGCCATTGCTACGGCTTTGATGCCGCCGCTTTGTACCGTAGGTTTCGGGCTTGCCATCGGTAACTTGAGCTTCGCTATGGGAGCGCTGTACTTATTTATTATAAACGCTATTTTTATTGCCTTAGCTACCTTTTTGATACTTAGAGTAATACGCGTACCTATGGTGCATTATGCGAACTCTTCCAAACGTAAGCGCATTTCAAATATAGCTTATATTCTTTCCACCTTGGTGATGATTCCTGCTGGATACACTTTCTGGCAAGTCTTAAAAAAATCGCAGTTTGACAATAGCGCTCGTCAATTCATTACCGAAAACATTGTTCCTTACAAGTTTGCCAACAATAATGGACGATTTGTAAACGAACTTTCTAACTTTAAGTATGACGATGGAAACTCGTTTATCGAATTGGTTTTTATTGGTGATGAAGCTATTCCTGAAAATGTTATCGAAACTTGGAATTCGCAAAAAGAAAAATACAAGATACTTAAAAACAGTGAACTAAGAATTATTGACAATTCAAAAGGAGGCGACCAAGGCATCTATGTTAAGGAACTCTACGAAACCAACAAAGAGGATTTGAAAAACAGCAAATCAAAAATTGCCATTTTAGAGTCAGAAGTTAAAAAAATGAGCAAATTCAACCGCGAGGCTCTATTGTTTGAAAACGTAACCAAAGAAGCCGCAGTAAATTACGAAAACTTACGCCGAATTACTTTCTCTAACGAACTGATATCCAACTTAAAAAGTATCGACACACTGCCTGTTTTCCGTGTTACGTGGAAAGACGGGTTAGACGCCAAACAATCCGAAGCCGAAACCAAAAAATTACAAAAATGGCTACAACTTAAATTCGGGAATAATAAAATCGTTGTAAAAGAGCAATGA
- a CDS encoding HAD family hydrolase has product MKHLIFDMDGVLIDSEPVHKNILNGVFKALGIHITPSYLESLTGMAAIPTWTKIKEDMQREETPEQLVAFHRDYFYQRFEQFEIPEVKGVKQLISRLKKQNVCLSVASSSSKELINIFTQKLDIQRYFDVMVSGNEVEKSKPNPDIFLKVAQWYGAAPEHFWVIEDSKHGVEAAKSAGMKCIGFANANSGNQDLSKADVIVREMDEITDFFIEQMYR; this is encoded by the coding sequence ATGAAGCATTTAATTTTTGATATGGACGGGGTGCTTATCGATAGCGAACCCGTCCATAAAAACATTCTCAATGGCGTATTCAAAGCCTTAGGAATACATATAACTCCCTCATATTTAGAGTCATTAACAGGAATGGCAGCTATCCCTACTTGGACAAAAATTAAAGAGGATATGCAACGAGAAGAAACCCCCGAACAATTGGTTGCCTTTCATCGTGATTATTTTTACCAAAGATTTGAGCAATTTGAAATTCCTGAAGTTAAAGGAGTTAAGCAACTCATTTCACGCCTAAAAAAACAAAATGTTTGTCTGTCGGTAGCTTCCTCCTCTTCCAAAGAGCTCATCAATATCTTCACCCAAAAATTAGACATTCAAAGATATTTCGATGTAATGGTCAGTGGTAATGAAGTAGAAAAAAGCAAACCAAACCCTGATATTTTTTTGAAAGTTGCTCAATGGTATGGGGCGGCTCCAGAGCATTTTTGGGTCATTGAAGATAGTAAACACGGAGTTGAGGCTGCCAAAAGTGCTGGTATGAAATGTATTGGGTTTGCCAATGCGAATTCTGGTAATCAAGACCTTTCCAAAGCTGATGTGATTGTCCGTGAAATGGATGAAATTACAGATTTTTTCATCGAACAGATGTACCGTTAA
- a CDS encoding hydroxymethylglutaryl-CoA lyase, with protein MPTKRPLKIIECPRDAMQGIKAFIPTSKKIDYIQSLLNVGFDTIDFGSFVSAKAIPQMADTAKVLEGLDLTNTHSNLLAIVANEKGGDAALAFEQIRYLGYPFSISENFQMRNTRKTINESLQVLDYLKNHSEKLGKELVVYLSMGFGNPYGDPWSETIVAQWVEKLYEKGIHIISLSDTVGAANAETISKLFSHLTQEYPSVEFGAHFHTQSHNWFEKVDSAFRAGCLRFDGAIRGFGGCPMAKDELVGNMPTEKLISYFQQQQITTGLNLLAFESSYNEALKIFL; from the coding sequence ATGCCCACAAAACGTCCATTAAAAATCATTGAATGCCCTCGAGATGCTATGCAGGGTATCAAAGCCTTTATCCCTACCTCAAAAAAAATAGACTATATTCAATCCCTTTTAAATGTTGGTTTTGATACTATTGATTTCGGAAGTTTTGTCTCCGCAAAAGCCATACCTCAAATGGCTGACACCGCAAAAGTACTTGAAGGTTTAGACCTTACCAATACCCATAGTAATCTACTTGCCATCGTTGCCAATGAAAAGGGAGGTGATGCTGCCCTTGCTTTTGAACAAATTCGTTATTTGGGATATCCTTTCTCTATTTCCGAAAATTTTCAAATGCGAAATACCCGAAAAACGATAAACGAAAGTTTACAAGTTTTGGACTACCTTAAAAATCATTCTGAAAAATTAGGGAAAGAACTAGTAGTTTATCTATCAATGGGCTTTGGTAATCCTTACGGCGACCCTTGGAGTGAAACCATTGTTGCTCAATGGGTAGAGAAATTGTATGAAAAAGGAATACATATCATTTCACTTTCTGATACTGTAGGAGCTGCCAATGCCGAAACCATTTCTAAGCTATTTTCTCATTTAACTCAAGAATATCCTTCGGTAGAATTCGGAGCTCACTTCCATACTCAATCTCATAATTGGTTTGAGAAAGTAGATAGTGCTTTCCGTGCCGGATGTTTGCGTTTTGATGGCGCTATACGCGGATTTGGCGGTTGCCCAATGGCAAAAGATGAGTTGGTTGGGAATATGCCTACCGAAAAACTCATCTCCTACTTTCAACAGCAACAAATCACTACAGGACTGAATTTACTAGCCTTTGAAAGCAGTTACAACGAAGCTTTAAAAATCTTTTTATAA
- a CDS encoding O-methyltransferase — protein sequence MHFISPTLEQYVEAHSQSEPPLLQELSRRTHLNVLQPRMLSGHFQGRVLSLISKLIRPKTILEIGTYTGYATLCLAEGLSPEGIIHTIDVNEELQDLQREFFDRSGKGSQIVQHLGAAADIIPTLDANFDLVFIDADKQNYALYFDLIINKMRSGGIILSDNVLWSGKVVSPIKSNDKQTLAIDLYNKKINNDPRVETVLLPIRDGLTVSRVV from the coding sequence ATGCACTTTATTTCGCCAACATTAGAGCAGTATGTAGAAGCCCATTCCCAGTCCGAACCTCCTTTGTTGCAGGAACTGAGTCGGCGTACGCATCTGAATGTACTTCAGCCACGTATGTTGAGTGGTCATTTTCAAGGACGTGTGCTTAGTCTGATTTCTAAGCTCATTCGTCCCAAAACAATTTTAGAAATAGGTACCTATACCGGATACGCAACCCTCTGCCTTGCCGAAGGTTTATCTCCTGAGGGCATCATTCATACCATTGATGTTAATGAAGAATTACAAGATTTGCAACGTGAGTTTTTCGACCGAAGTGGTAAAGGCAGTCAAATTGTGCAACATTTGGGGGCAGCTGCCGATATTATTCCTACTCTCGATGCGAATTTTGATTTGGTTTTTATTGATGCCGATAAACAAAACTATGCGTTGTATTTTGATTTGATTATCAATAAAATGCGCTCTGGTGGAATTATTCTCTCGGACAATGTGCTTTGGAGTGGAAAAGTGGTATCCCCTATAAAATCTAATGATAAACAGACTCTTGCTATCGACCTTTATAACAAAAAGATAAATAATGACCCACGCGTAGAAACTGTACTTTTACCCATACGTGATGGACTTACTGTTTCTCGTGTGGTTTAG